The following are from one region of the Candidatus Rokuibacteriota bacterium genome:
- a CDS encoding prepilin-type N-terminal cleavage/methylation domain-containing protein — protein MNRLIRGIRISRSQAGFTLAELLAAVFVISLGLVAVGAGFATAIQGVETSRQQTTATFLAEQRLEQVRATALGNSLVACMGFANITAACFPAQAYASITNAPGYRSTVTITDYIVNGNIARKRVDVEVFYRPIVAWGVLTAERSVRLSTLVANHT, from the coding sequence ATGAACAGACTGATACGAGGCATCAGGATCTCCAGAAGCCAGGCGGGCTTTACCCTGGCCGAGCTCCTGGCCGCCGTCTTCGTCATCTCTCTCGGGCTGGTGGCGGTCGGGGCGGGCTTCGCCACGGCCATCCAGGGCGTCGAGACGAGCCGCCAGCAGACGACGGCGACCTTCCTGGCCGAGCAGCGCCTCGAGCAGGTCCGCGCGACGGCCCTCGGCAACTCGCTGGTCGCGTGCATGGGCTTCGCGAACATCACGGCGGCGTGCTTCCCCGCCCAGGCGTACGCCAGCATCACCAACGCGCCCGGCTACCGCTCAACCGTCACGATCACCGACTACATCGTCAACGGCAATATCGCGCGCAAGCGGGTGGACGTCGAGGTCTTCTACCGGCCGATCGTGGCCTGGGGCGTGCTCACCGCCGAGCGCAGCGTGCGCCTGTCCACTCTCGTCGCGAACCACACATGA
- a CDS encoding histidine phosphatase family protein: MRTTIYLVRHGSVVGAETRRFIGHLDVPLSPVGEAEAAALGRRLAGAKLAAAYSSDLARTRRTAEILAAPHGLEAVPLPELREFSMGRWEGLTADEIRALDPAAFEAWMADVGRFQFPGGESLPDVSARAWPAFEGIAARHPGSRVLVVAHGGPNRIVMCRALGIRPERILALGQDYAALSVLERGPSGWALRLLNHREPLL, encoded by the coding sequence GTGCGGACGACCATCTACCTCGTCCGGCACGGCAGCGTGGTGGGCGCCGAGACTCGGCGGTTCATCGGCCATCTCGACGTGCCACTTTCGCCGGTGGGCGAAGCCGAGGCGGCGGCGCTGGGGCGGCGGCTCGCGGGCGCCAAGCTCGCCGCGGCGTATTCCAGCGACCTCGCGCGCACGCGACGGACCGCCGAGATCCTGGCGGCGCCCCACGGGCTGGAGGCCGTCCCGCTGCCGGAGCTCCGGGAGTTCTCCATGGGGCGCTGGGAGGGCCTGACGGCGGATGAGATCCGGGCGCTCGACCCCGCGGCCTTCGAGGCGTGGATGGCCGACGTCGGCCGATTCCAGTTTCCCGGGGGAGAGAGCCTGCCGGACGTCTCGGCAAGGGCTTGGCCCGCGTTCGAGGGCATCGCCGCCCGCCACCCGGGCTCTCGCGTCCTCGTGGTCGCACACGGCGGTCCGAACCGCATCGTCATGTGCCGGGCGCTCGGCATTCGTCCCGAGCGCATCCTGGCGCTGGGCCAGGACTACGCGGCGCTGTCCGTGCTCGAGCGGGGCCCGTCGGGCTGGGCCCTCCGCCTGCTGAACCACCGCGAGCCTCTGCTATAA
- the cobS gene encoding adenosylcobinamide-GDP ribazoletransferase — translation MGYLILAVRFLTIVPVPGREATGAGALGRAAWWFPAVGLALGACLVAADHLLAFVFPPLLGAILVIGLWKVLTGGIHLDGLADVLDGLAGRDAERRLAIMRDSRIGVFGAGGIVLCFLISAGALDALPAGRHPAMLFLAPAAGRLVPLLIGPLFPAASPGQGVGAAFLEGLSPWAGPVSVAGFWILAAALLGPWGGLLLSLALATVLLWAVFVASRLGGLTGDALGSSVEIGELATLVAAAALIHLRVL, via the coding sequence GTGGGCTACCTGATTCTTGCCGTCCGGTTTCTGACTATCGTGCCGGTGCCGGGGCGCGAGGCGACGGGCGCGGGGGCGCTCGGACGGGCCGCGTGGTGGTTTCCCGCCGTGGGCCTGGCGCTCGGCGCCTGCCTCGTCGCTGCCGACCATCTCCTCGCGTTCGTGTTTCCGCCGCTGCTGGGAGCCATCCTGGTCATTGGGCTGTGGAAGGTTCTTACCGGCGGCATTCACCTCGACGGCCTCGCCGACGTTCTCGACGGCCTCGCGGGCCGCGACGCCGAGCGGCGGCTCGCCATCATGCGGGACAGCCGTATCGGGGTCTTCGGCGCCGGCGGCATCGTCCTCTGCTTCCTGATCTCGGCAGGCGCGCTCGACGCGCTGCCCGCGGGCCGCCACCCGGCGATGCTGTTCCTGGCGCCGGCGGCAGGCCGCCTCGTGCCGCTTCTGATCGGCCCGTTGTTCCCGGCGGCGAGCCCTGGTCAGGGGGTCGGCGCGGCCTTCCTCGAAGGTCTGTCGCCGTGGGCGGGGCCCGTGTCCGTCGCCGGCTTCTGGATCCTGGCAGCCGCGCTGCTCGGGCCGTGGGGCGGGCTCCTCTTGAGCCTCGCCCTTGCGACCGTGCTCCTCTGGGCGGTGTTTGTGGCCTCCCGCCTCGGCGGCCTCACGGGGGATGCGCTCGGCTCGTCAGTCGAGATCGGCGAGCTCGCGACGCTGGTGGCCGCTGCGGCCCTGATTCACCTGCGCGTCCTCTAA
- a CDS encoding alpha-ketoacid dehydrogenase subunit beta produces the protein MPVLDFGDALNLALREEMRRDPRVYCIGEDIVLGVPFGVTKGLAEEFGPARVRNAPISEAAIVGSAMGAAITGLVPVVDMHFADFVTCAMDEVANQIAKSRYMFGGQISCPLTLRMPYGIGKSAGGHHSNSVEAWFVNIPGLKVCIPSTPADARGLLKTAIRDPDPVLIFEHRGLYRVTGEVPEAETLVPLGLADVKRRGIDVTVIATARMVGESLAAADRLAGEGISVEVVDPRSLVPLDREGLAASVRKTHRVVIAEEGPMRGSVGAWLAWVIMEACFDDLDAPIARVAGPNIPIPFSPPLEAFATPGAADVVDAIRRVVK, from the coding sequence ATGCCGGTTCTCGATTTCGGTGACGCCCTGAACCTCGCACTGCGCGAAGAGATGCGGCGCGACCCGCGCGTCTACTGCATCGGCGAGGACATCGTCCTCGGCGTGCCCTTCGGCGTCACCAAGGGCCTGGCCGAGGAGTTCGGCCCGGCGCGCGTCCGGAACGCCCCGATCTCCGAGGCGGCCATCGTGGGCTCGGCCATGGGCGCGGCCATCACGGGTCTCGTGCCGGTGGTGGACATGCACTTCGCCGACTTCGTTACCTGCGCGATGGACGAGGTCGCCAACCAGATCGCCAAGAGCCGCTACATGTTCGGCGGCCAGATCTCGTGCCCGCTCACGCTCCGCATGCCCTACGGAATTGGGAAGTCTGCCGGCGGGCACCATTCGAACTCCGTCGAGGCCTGGTTCGTCAACATCCCCGGCCTCAAGGTGTGCATCCCGTCCACTCCGGCGGATGCGCGCGGCCTGCTTAAGACGGCCATCCGCGATCCCGATCCCGTGCTGATCTTCGAGCACAGGGGGCTGTACCGCGTGACGGGCGAGGTGCCGGAGGCCGAGACCCTGGTGCCGCTCGGACTGGCCGATGTGAAGCGCCGCGGCATCGACGTCACCGTGATCGCGACAGCGCGCATGGTGGGCGAGAGCCTGGCGGCGGCCGACCGGCTGGCGGGCGAGGGGATCTCGGTCGAAGTCGTCGACCCGCGGAGCCTCGTGCCGCTCGACCGCGAGGGCCTGGCCGCGTCCGTGCGGAAGACCCACCGCGTGGTCATCGCCGAGGAGGGGCCCATGCGCGGCAGCGTCGGGGCCTGGCTCGCGTGGGTGATCATGGAGGCCTGCTTCGACGACCTCGACGCGCCCATCGCGCGCGTGGCGGGCCCGAACATCCCCATTCCCTTCAGCCCGCCGCTCGAGGCCTTCGCGACTCCGGGGGCCGCGGACGTCGTCGACGCGATCCGGCGGGTCGTGAAGTAG
- a CDS encoding prepilin-type N-terminal cleavage/methylation domain-containing protein, producing MSPRVAVLRDERGFTLAEMLVVCALLGTVMAGVLSLVMVGQQSATATANKVDAQANARMGIERIIGEIREAGYLPQGPQCPTAPTTPCPPYNYAFPAITAQTATALTVQNDWNADNVIQAAAVTDPISGATRGEQVVYSFASGQLRRQEIGVDGAAVPLAAGIIGLTYTYLDQNNAVTATAANIRTVTITLTTQQSAGQPQVTMVHRVRLRNRPTS from the coding sequence ATGAGCCCCCGCGTCGCGGTCTTGCGGGACGAGCGTGGCTTCACCCTGGCCGAGATGCTCGTGGTCTGCGCCCTCCTCGGGACCGTGATGGCCGGCGTGCTGAGCCTCGTGATGGTCGGCCAGCAGAGCGCCACGGCCACCGCGAACAAGGTCGACGCGCAGGCGAACGCGCGCATGGGCATCGAGCGCATCATCGGAGAGATTCGCGAGGCCGGCTATCTGCCGCAGGGGCCTCAGTGCCCCACGGCGCCGACGACGCCCTGCCCCCCCTACAACTACGCCTTCCCCGCGATCACCGCCCAGACCGCCACGGCGCTGACCGTCCAGAACGACTGGAACGCCGACAATGTGATCCAGGCGGCCGCCGTGACCGATCCGATCAGCGGGGCGACGCGGGGGGAGCAGGTCGTCTATTCCTTCGCCTCGGGCCAGCTGCGCCGGCAGGAGATCGGCGTCGATGGCGCGGCCGTCCCGCTGGCGGCCGGCATCATCGGCCTGACCTACACCTATCTCGACCAGAACAACGCCGTCACGGCCACGGCCGCCAACATACGCACCGTGACGATCACGCTGACGACCCAGCAGAGCGCGGGCCAGCCGCAGGTGACGATGGTGCACCGCGTGCGCCTGCGCAACCGCCCGACCTCGTGA
- a CDS encoding tetratricopeptide repeat protein yields MRDYSLLFGLAALGLIVGCQQAPAPQRPAATPQVSPAAVARGEADQLMERGEYGKAAGKYQDAVALEPDDMALRFALGTAYSHLGRRAEAAEQFQWVAKRGDPGQDYHRAARQWLVSAGMLPDGRTASTGTDGAGESQAQQPTKGKVAGPLEWPGVNSRERLIKVRVTLTGDDDATKSVNLSRPFRLGERYEFRDLAPGKYRLVAKAEDGAPALELWNQNVTVEAGQVTQLPLSATNSKVTPDQFPGPAPK; encoded by the coding sequence ATGCGCGACTACTCGCTCCTCTTCGGTCTTGCCGCGCTCGGTCTGATCGTCGGCTGCCAGCAGGCTCCGGCGCCCCAGCGGCCGGCCGCGACGCCGCAGGTGTCGCCGGCGGCGGTCGCGCGTGGGGAAGCCGACCAGCTCATGGAGCGCGGCGAATACGGGAAGGCGGCCGGCAAGTACCAGGATGCCGTCGCTCTCGAGCCCGACGACATGGCGCTGCGCTTCGCCCTCGGCACCGCGTACTCCCATCTCGGCAGGCGCGCCGAGGCGGCCGAGCAGTTCCAGTGGGTGGCGAAGCGCGGCGATCCTGGCCAAGACTACCACCGCGCCGCGCGCCAGTGGCTGGTCAGCGCCGGTATGCTCCCGGACGGGCGGACCGCGTCCACGGGGACGGATGGCGCCGGCGAGAGCCAGGCGCAGCAGCCGACCAAGGGCAAGGTCGCGGGCCCTCTCGAGTGGCCCGGCGTGAACTCGCGGGAGCGGCTGATCAAGGTGCGCGTCACGCTCACCGGTGACGACGATGCCACGAAGTCCGTGAACCTCTCGCGACCATTCCGACTGGGCGAGCGCTACGAGTTCCGCGACTTGGCGCCCGGTAAGTACCGGCTCGTCGCCAAGGCCGAGGACGGCGCTCCCGCCCTGGAGTTGTGGAACCAGAACGTGACCGTCGAGGCTGGGCAGGTGACCCAGCTGCCGCTCTCGGCGACCAACAGCAAGGTCACGCCCGACCAGTTCCCGGGGCCCGCGCCGAAGTAG
- a CDS encoding thiamine pyrophosphate-dependent dehydrogenase E1 component subunit alpha, translating to MYATMLRIRRAEERARELYAAGRIPGFIHLSIGQEAVAAGVCAPLQRDDYLLSTHRGHGHLIAKGGSLRGFMAELYGKATGCCKGKGGSMHIADASVGYLGANGVLTSGCVLAPGVGQSIQMRGTDQVAVTIFGDGAANRGPFHEGVNLAALWKVPVVFVCENNFWASTTAHDLSTAGGSIAARAAGYGIPGATVDGNDALAVYLAMESAVARARAGEGPSLIEARTVRFMGHFEGDPQGYRSRGEVEGGRQRDPIARLRAHLEEAKLLDAAHAARVAAAVEAEVQDAVDFAESSPLPAPEDALQDLFVHYPWSD from the coding sequence ATGTACGCGACCATGCTGCGCATCCGCCGCGCCGAGGAGCGCGCGCGTGAGCTCTACGCGGCGGGGCGCATCCCGGGGTTCATCCACCTCTCGATCGGCCAGGAAGCCGTCGCCGCCGGCGTCTGCGCGCCGCTCCAGCGCGACGACTATCTGCTCTCGACCCACCGCGGCCACGGGCACCTCATCGCCAAGGGCGGCTCGCTGCGCGGTTTCATGGCGGAGCTCTACGGCAAGGCCACCGGCTGCTGCAAGGGCAAGGGTGGCTCTATGCACATCGCCGACGCGTCCGTGGGTTACCTGGGCGCCAACGGCGTCCTGACTTCGGGCTGCGTGCTGGCGCCCGGCGTGGGGCAGTCGATCCAGATGCGCGGGACAGACCAGGTCGCCGTGACGATCTTCGGCGACGGCGCCGCCAACCGGGGGCCCTTCCACGAGGGCGTCAACCTTGCGGCCCTGTGGAAGGTGCCGGTGGTCTTCGTCTGCGAGAACAACTTCTGGGCGTCGACGACCGCCCATGACCTGTCGACCGCCGGCGGCAGCATCGCGGCGCGGGCGGCGGGCTACGGCATCCCGGGCGCGACCGTGGACGGCAACGACGCGCTCGCCGTCTACCTTGCAATGGAAAGCGCGGTTGCTCGCGCCCGAGCCGGGGAGGGGCCGAGCCTGATCGAGGCACGCACCGTCCGCTTCATGGGTCACTTCGAAGGCGACCCTCAGGGCTACCGCTCGCGCGGTGAGGTCGAAGGCGGCCGCCAGCGCGATCCCATCGCGCGGCTGCGGGCCCACCTCGAGGAGGCAAAGCTCCTCGACGCCGCGCACGCGGCCCGCGTGGCGGCGGCCGTCGAGGCGGAAGTCCAGGACGCCGTGGACTTCGCCGAGTCGAGCCCGCTGCCCGCGCCGGAGGACGCGCTCCAGGATCTCTTCGTCCACTATCCCTGGAGCGATTGA
- a CDS encoding acyl-CoA carboxylase subunit beta, protein MSEERYFRERARIEQGHVKYRDKLKDEGKLFVRDRLKLLLDPGSPFQEDFLFARNQEADTPADGVVTGVGTVGGRTVCIMANDYTVKAGSWGEKTVAKIVRIQERAQRLQVPLLYLVDAAGGRISEQIKIFPGRFHAGRIFYNEVQLSGVVPQVCILFGPSPAGSAYLPALTDCVIMVDGKASLYVGSPRMVEMAIGEKVSLEDLGGARMHCSVSGCGDILAGSDEDAIELCKRYLAFMPQSYRERPAGTEAREAVPGRPIEEIVPYDQRKWFDMYEVIDRVVDAGSFFEIKRLFAQEIITGFARIGGRAAGIVANQPKVKGGVLMVDSSDKGARFIWLCNAFNIPLVYLADVPGFMVGAKVERAGIIRHGAKMVFATSQATVPKISVVVRKCYGAGLYAMCGPAFEPDAALSLPQGQVAIMGPEPAINAVYYNKIMELPESERAAYVREKREAYVQDVDIYKLASEMLVDGIIAGSELRGELIKRLEYAQSKQLEFPPRRNPVLPV, encoded by the coding sequence GTGAGTGAGGAGCGCTACTTCCGGGAGCGCGCCCGCATCGAGCAGGGCCACGTCAAATACCGCGACAAGCTGAAGGACGAGGGCAAGCTCTTCGTCCGCGACCGCCTGAAGCTCCTCCTCGACCCGGGCTCTCCGTTCCAGGAGGACTTCCTCTTCGCGCGCAACCAGGAGGCCGATACGCCGGCCGACGGCGTGGTCACCGGTGTCGGCACCGTGGGCGGGCGCACCGTCTGCATCATGGCCAACGACTACACGGTCAAGGCCGGCTCCTGGGGTGAGAAGACGGTGGCGAAGATCGTGCGCATCCAGGAGCGGGCCCAGCGGCTGCAGGTGCCGCTGCTCTACCTCGTGGACGCGGCGGGCGGGCGCATCTCGGAGCAGATCAAGATCTTCCCCGGCCGCTTCCACGCCGGGCGCATCTTCTACAATGAAGTCCAGCTCTCCGGTGTCGTCCCCCAAGTGTGCATCCTCTTCGGGCCCTCGCCGGCCGGGTCGGCCTACCTGCCCGCGCTGACCGACTGCGTGATCATGGTGGACGGCAAGGCGAGCCTGTACGTCGGCTCGCCCCGCATGGTCGAGATGGCCATCGGCGAGAAGGTTTCGCTCGAGGACCTCGGCGGCGCGCGCATGCATTGCTCGGTGTCGGGCTGCGGCGACATCCTGGCGGGCTCCGACGAGGACGCGATCGAGCTCTGCAAGCGGTACCTGGCCTTCATGCCCCAGTCTTACCGCGAGCGGCCGGCGGGCACCGAAGCCCGCGAGGCCGTGCCGGGCCGGCCGATCGAGGAGATCGTCCCGTACGACCAGCGCAAGTGGTTCGACATGTACGAGGTCATCGACCGGGTCGTGGACGCGGGCTCCTTCTTCGAGATCAAGCGGCTCTTTGCCCAGGAGATCATTACCGGATTCGCCCGCATCGGCGGCCGCGCAGCCGGCATCGTCGCCAACCAGCCCAAGGTCAAGGGCGGCGTGCTGATGGTGGACTCCTCCGACAAGGGCGCGCGCTTCATCTGGCTCTGCAACGCGTTCAACATCCCGCTCGTCTACCTGGCCGACGTCCCGGGCTTCATGGTCGGCGCCAAGGTGGAGCGCGCGGGCATCATCCGCCACGGCGCCAAGATGGTCTTCGCCACCTCGCAGGCGACGGTGCCGAAGATCTCCGTGGTCGTGCGCAAGTGCTACGGCGCGGGGCTCTACGCGATGTGCGGCCCGGCCTTTGAGCCCGACGCGGCGCTATCCCTGCCGCAGGGGCAGGTGGCCATCATGGGGCCCGAGCCGGCGATCAACGCCGTCTACTACAACAAGATCATGGAGCTGCCGGAAAGCGAGCGCGCGGCTTACGTCCGGGAGAAGCGCGAGGCGTACGTCCAGGACGTGGACATCTACAAGCTCGCCTCGGAGATGCTGGTGGATGGCATCATCGCGGGCTCGGAGCTGCGCGGCGAGCTCATCAAGCGGCTCGAGTACGCCCAGAGCAAGCAGCTCGAGTTCCCCCCGCGCAGGAATCCCGTTCTCCCCGTCTGA
- a CDS encoding ABC transporter permease has product MWTFVRRKPLGAAGGLVLAGMLALALLAERVTPYGYDEADIFSRLKAPSQAHWLGTDNLGRDLLSRVIYGARVSMAVGFGGVVVGLLLGTAVGLVSGYFGGRLDLVLQRVVDAFMCFPLLLVALTIMALLGPGLGNVILTLGLVLGVRDSRVIRSAVLSVKAHLYLEAARALGAAHAAMIGRHVLPNILAPIIILGTVNLGAIILTEAALSFLGFGVPPPRPSWGGMLSGAGLVHMLRAPWLALWPGVALSLAVFGANMLGDALRDLLDPRLRGSR; this is encoded by the coding sequence GTGTGGACCTTCGTCAGGCGGAAGCCGCTGGGAGCCGCGGGCGGGCTCGTGCTCGCCGGCATGCTCGCGCTGGCTCTCCTGGCCGAGCGCGTCACCCCGTACGGCTACGACGAAGCCGACATCTTCTCCCGGCTCAAGGCGCCGAGCCAAGCGCACTGGCTGGGCACGGACAATCTCGGCCGCGACCTCCTCTCGCGCGTGATCTACGGCGCCCGGGTCTCTATGGCGGTGGGCTTCGGCGGCGTGGTGGTGGGTCTCCTGCTCGGCACGGCCGTCGGGCTCGTGTCGGGCTACTTCGGAGGCCGACTCGATCTCGTCCTCCAGCGTGTCGTGGACGCCTTCATGTGCTTTCCGCTGCTCCTGGTGGCGCTCACCATCATGGCGCTCCTGGGCCCCGGGCTCGGCAACGTGATCCTGACGCTCGGCCTGGTCCTGGGCGTCCGCGACTCGCGCGTCATCCGGAGCGCCGTGCTCTCGGTCAAGGCGCACCTCTACCTGGAAGCGGCGCGCGCGCTCGGCGCGGCGCACGCGGCCATGATCGGCCGCCACGTCCTGCCCAACATCCTTGCGCCGATCATCATCCTGGGCACGGTGAATCTGGGCGCCATCATCCTCACCGAAGCGGCGCTGTCCTTCCTGGGTTTCGGCGTGCCGCCCCCGCGCCCGTCCTGGGGCGGCATGCTCTCCGGGGCGGGCTTGGTCCACATGCTCCGCGCTCCCTGGCTTGCCCTCTGGCCCGGCGTCGCGCTCTCGCTCGCCGTCTTCGGCGCCAACATGCTGGGAGACGCTCTCAGGGATCTGCTCGACCCTCGGCTTCGGGGCAGCCGCTAA
- a CDS encoding DoxX family membrane protein: MGRGGLEPYGALVLRVVLGVVYIAHAYLALVVMGLAKAVEYQRAMHIPLPEIGVWYLIVAHGLGGILLILGLLVRWAALANIPVIAGALWFVHLQQGFFIFGSKIGYEYVLVLLGATIAQALLGAGAFTLRK, encoded by the coding sequence GTGGGGAGAGGCGGGCTCGAGCCGTACGGCGCGCTCGTGCTGCGGGTGGTCCTCGGCGTGGTTTACATCGCCCACGCCTACCTGGCACTCGTCGTGATGGGCCTCGCCAAGGCGGTCGAGTACCAGCGCGCGATGCACATCCCCCTACCCGAGATCGGCGTCTGGTACCTGATCGTGGCGCACGGCCTGGGCGGGATCCTGCTCATCCTGGGCCTCCTGGTGCGTTGGGCCGCCCTGGCGAACATCCCGGTCATTGCGGGCGCCCTCTGGTTCGTGCACCTGCAGCAGGGCTTCTTCATCTTCGGCAGCAAGATCGGCTACGAGTACGTGCTCGTCCTACTGGGCGCGACCATCGCCCAGGCGCTGCTGGGCGCGGGCGCCTTCACGCTCCGGAAGTAG
- a CDS encoding ABC transporter substrate-binding protein encodes MDALSIGSVGRRDFLKLAGSVAAIAAAPGEVFAQAQPKRGGVLKHIGLEPPTFDTHATISYQTQLISSFVRRTLFKFVNGAKYGPSDFTPVPDLALKADVSKDGRVYTIALRPGVRWESRAPVNGRELVAADVKYSFERALKKSPAASLLGRIEGIETPDKHTVRVTLADAYAPFLHNLAEPWNCILPPEVEDKMGDFKAAESLIGCGPFVLERYEPGVKAVFARNPTYHAKGLPYLDKVEWLFVKDRSTQLSLFRAGQVDISFYDGRIPRTDVASFKKSNPTYPVQFWDWLAVRTLAFRTDKAPFNDPRVRQAFSLAVDRKKWLAQYLEGQGWEDPGPVPAPMREWKLPTSELGEGAKWLQHNPALARKMLAEAGFPNGMKVKCTNWPGYGPEYVEELELLAFSLKQVGVELQIVNEEYGNYIRGSFLGKFDEASWGPSSLFTEVDAYLYNFFRSGQPNNRSHVADTQLDVMLDAQRRYTSRSSRKKVIDDIQRYAAERAYYLYTPYPKNVSSWTPWVKNYGCKNSFDRGAQLEVVWLDK; translated from the coding sequence ATGGACGCTCTCTCCATCGGCTCCGTTGGACGACGCGATTTCCTCAAGCTCGCGGGAAGCGTCGCCGCGATCGCCGCGGCGCCGGGAGAGGTCTTCGCGCAGGCCCAGCCCAAGCGCGGCGGCGTGCTCAAGCATATCGGCCTCGAGCCGCCGACCTTCGACACGCACGCGACGATCTCCTACCAGACCCAGCTCATCTCGTCCTTCGTCAGGCGGACGCTGTTCAAGTTCGTCAACGGCGCCAAGTACGGCCCGTCGGACTTCACGCCGGTGCCCGATCTTGCCCTCAAGGCCGACGTCTCCAAGGACGGGCGTGTCTACACCATCGCGCTTCGCCCCGGCGTGCGCTGGGAGTCCCGGGCGCCGGTCAACGGCCGCGAGCTGGTGGCCGCCGACGTTAAGTACTCCTTCGAGCGGGCGCTCAAGAAGTCGCCCGCGGCCAGCCTGCTGGGGCGGATCGAGGGCATCGAGACCCCGGACAAGCACACGGTCCGCGTTACCCTGGCCGACGCCTACGCGCCCTTCCTGCACAACCTGGCCGAGCCCTGGAACTGCATCCTGCCGCCCGAGGTCGAGGACAAGATGGGCGACTTCAAGGCGGCTGAGTCACTGATCGGCTGCGGACCGTTCGTCCTTGAGCGCTACGAGCCCGGCGTCAAGGCCGTCTTCGCGCGCAATCCCACGTACCACGCCAAGGGACTACCGTATCTCGACAAGGTCGAGTGGCTGTTCGTCAAGGACCGCTCGACCCAGCTCTCGCTCTTCCGCGCCGGGCAGGTGGACATCTCCTTCTACGATGGGCGCATCCCGCGGACGGACGTCGCCTCGTTCAAGAAGTCCAACCCGACCTACCCGGTGCAGTTCTGGGACTGGCTTGCCGTCCGCACACTCGCCTTCCGAACCGACAAGGCGCCCTTCAACGACCCGCGCGTGCGGCAGGCCTTCTCGCTGGCCGTGGACCGGAAGAAGTGGCTCGCCCAGTACCTCGAAGGGCAGGGGTGGGAAGACCCCGGCCCGGTGCCGGCGCCCATGCGCGAGTGGAAGCTCCCGACGAGCGAGCTGGGCGAGGGGGCGAAGTGGCTCCAGCACAACCCCGCGCTGGCGAGGAAGATGCTGGCCGAGGCGGGCTTCCCCAACGGCATGAAGGTCAAGTGCACGAACTGGCCGGGCTACGGCCCGGAGTACGTCGAGGAGCTCGAGCTCCTGGCCTTCAGCCTCAAGCAGGTCGGCGTGGAGCTCCAGATCGTCAACGAGGAGTACGGCAACTACATCCGCGGCTCCTTCCTCGGCAAGTTCGACGAGGCGAGCTGGGGGCCGTCGTCGCTCTTCACGGAGGTGGACGCCTACCTCTACAACTTCTTCCGCTCCGGGCAGCCGAACAACCGCAGCCACGTCGCCGACACCCAGCTCGACGTGATGCTGGACGCCCAGCGCCGCTACACCTCGCGGTCGTCGCGCAAGAAGGTCATCGACGACATCCAGCGCTACGCGGCCGAGCGCGCCTACTACCTCTACACGCCGTACCCGAAGAACGTGTCGTCGTGGACGCCGTGGGTGAAGAACTACGGATGCAAGAACTCCTTCGACCGGGGCGCGCAACTCGAGGTCGTGTGGCTCGATAAGTAG
- a CDS encoding ABC transporter permease, translated as MFRYSLQRLLLVLPTLFLVSLFVFAIVRAIPGDVVDMMLEQFQYGKSADELRARLGLDRPLAAQYVTWAWQVLRGDLGTSLWTNRPAALDIAARFPVTMTLSLLSIAISLAIALPVGILAAVRQDSRADYAARSFAVGALSVPNFWLGTLIVVLPSYYFHWAPSIGSFTSFAEGWYAYLGQFLLPALCLGVAQAGIIMRMTRGMMLEVLRQDYVRTALAKGLGGAAVVLGHALRNAAIPIVTVIGGQMPFYFGGSIIMEHIFGLPGMGSFVLEAISRRDYPVIQAVNLFVAALVVLSNLLVDLSYGALDPRVRQD; from the coding sequence GTGTTTCGCTACTCGCTCCAGCGCCTGCTGCTCGTCCTGCCGACGCTGTTCCTGGTTTCGCTCTTCGTCTTCGCCATCGTCCGGGCCATTCCCGGCGACGTCGTGGACATGATGCTGGAGCAGTTCCAGTACGGCAAGAGCGCCGACGAGCTGCGGGCGCGCCTGGGCCTCGACCGGCCGCTGGCGGCGCAGTACGTCACCTGGGCCTGGCAGGTCCTCCGCGGCGATCTCGGCACGAGCCTCTGGACCAACCGCCCTGCCGCCCTGGACATCGCCGCGCGCTTCCCCGTGACGATGACGCTGTCGCTCCTGTCCATCGCCATCTCGCTGGCGATCGCGCTGCCCGTCGGCATCCTCGCCGCCGTGCGCCAGGACTCCCGCGCCGACTACGCCGCCCGCTCCTTCGCCGTGGGCGCCCTGTCGGTGCCCAACTTCTGGCTTGGGACGCTCATCGTCGTGCTGCCGTCCTACTACTTCCACTGGGCGCCGTCCATCGGCAGCTTCACGTCCTTCGCGGAGGGCTGGTACGCCTACCTCGGCCAGTTCCTCCTGCCGGCCCTCTGTCTCGGCGTGGCGCAGGCGGGGATCATCATGCGCATGACGCGGGGGATGATGCTCGAGGTGCTGCGGCAGGACTACGTCCGCACGGCGCTCGCCAAGGGCCTGGGCGGGGCCGCGGTGGTGCTGGGACACGCGCTCCGCAACGCGGCGATCCCCATCGTCACCGTCATCGGCGGCCAGATGCCGTTCTACTTCGGCGGCTCCATCATCATGGAGCACATCTTCGGCCTGCCGGGCATGGGCAGCTTCGTGCTCGAGGCCATCAGCCGCCGCGACTACCCCGTCATCCAGGCCGTCAACCTCTTCGTCGCCGCCCTCGTGGTCCTCTCGAACCTTCTCGTGGATCTCTCGTATGGCGCGCTGGACCCGCGCGTCAGGCAGGACTAG